GATGCCAGATCAGAGGATGACAGTCACCAAAACCGTCCTTCGCGATTTGGATTATTTCTCCTTCACGCATTAGATGCTCTTGCGTCGTAACCTTGCCGGGATGCTCGTCGGAGCGCAGATAATCGCGACGGCTCGTAAAGGCTTGAATGTCCGCAATCGCGACCTCCCGGCCTCTGGCGTGTTCCAGTGCGTGACGCCATAGCTCATGCTCGTGGACGACCGACCGCCGCTCAAATAGATGTTCTTCGGCCCAAGCCACGGACTTTTCGGCCAGATTTTCAGCCGCATCGGTAACGACCGGCTGGCTGCCGGTGAGACGGCGAAGCGATTCTTTTTCCGGTGAACTCATCTGGCCGTCCCAGATTGCTTGCAGCTTTTCCAAACCGATGTCCCGAATTTTTCGCGCCCGCTCCTTGTGCGCGATGTTCTCACGAATCGCCGCTAGGTTGCCATCGGCCTTTTCCGGTTCATGCTCCAGTAGTTCGCTCGTTTTCCGGTCAATCTCGTTGTGCCGTTTGGAAAACTTGTTGAGCAGCTCAGGCGAGATGCCCTTGATTTCAAAATCACCACGCGGCTTGTTTTCGATTTGATAGCCGAATTTAATCAGCGAGCGCGCCAGTTCATGGTAATAGACGTTTTCCACAAACTTTTGGGCCATGAGCATTTCGTAATTTTGCAACGCCTTCCATTTTTTCTCGACCGGGTCGAACGTGGCGTTGAACAGGATGCAGTGACTATGCAGGTGCGGGTCCAGCGCCCGCGAAGTCTCGTGCTGGAATACCGCCGCCACGATGTTGCCGGTGAGCCGATCACCGCATTCACCATTTTTGCGCACCCGTGTCGCGGCGAATGATTGCACCTGACGCAATGCCTCATTCACCGCCTGCTCATGCGCTTCCACCATCCGGGGATCGTCGCCCGCCAGTGCCGCGATGGAAACCGACTTGGCCGGTGAAAAGGTGAAATCATAAAACACCCGACGGTTGCTGTTCTCATGTTCCTGCCCATCGTGTCCGATGTCCGTGCGCGTGGTGTTCTGGCGCATCGTCAATTTCTCGCCCGTCTTTGGATGCAGATTTTCACACAGGCGAACGAACTCTTCCAGGTGGGTTACGCCACTTAGCCCCAGGTCTTCCGCTCCCTGTCCAAACCAATGTCCAGGCACCTGCTGACCTTCAGTATAATAATCGCCGACGGACAGATGCTCTTTGAAATACTGCCTGGCATCTTTCAGGCTGAATTGGGGTTTGATGGCGAGCATTGCAAAAAACGGGTTCTGGCCCGCGTCACGATTCTTGCGCTGTCAAAGCTGCCCGGTTCGAGTGGCGGCATTTGCGATTGTTTTTGTCATTCCAGTGCTGGCAGATGTATAGCGTCGCGCGTGATAGCCACGTTTCATCCTGCCGTAGTACAGCCAGCTTCACGGCGGCAAAATACTTGTCGCTATTCGGTTTTGGACGGCCCAGCGGTTTGAGCAGACCCGCCTTGATCAGCAGCGTGATGTGGTCCGGCTCAAAGCCGAGATAATCAGCGGTCTGCGAGCGGTTCATCCGAGCCGGCAGCGTGGCGAGGTTTAATAGTTCTTTGCATTCGTTGTTCATACGGGCGCGATGGTTAAATTCCTTGGGGCACAGGCAGCCAGTGTGCCGCACATTGGAGGTCCCAGTGGTGATTGAAAATAATCATTGAGGGCAGGTTGGCAGAATATTGCTGGGTGCGGGTGTATGTGATACACGAAATGCGTTTGGCCGATGTTTTTTCATCCGGCAACCAGCTTGACCTAAAAAGTTCCCCGTTTTGTGCAATCATTGAACAAAATACAACCCCACTATTTGTCCAGAAAACGGTGTAAACACATTGATTTTATTGGCGATCCCCGCTTATAACCCGGCAGAATTTGAATTTTGCGTCACAGTTTCAGCAGCGCAATCCTGCTGACCGGCGCTTTGACTGGCCGGCTTTCCTGCGGCACTCGGAAACCGGCCAGACAAATCGCCGCAATGCAAACCTAGACGGTCGCGCACTCAACAGGCGTTCTAAAACCGCGCTCAACTCCGCCGTCGTCCGTTCATGCCACTCCCGACCCGCTCCGTTTCGCTACCGGTTTCAGAACGCCCGTTCAGTGCTTGGTCATCGCGAACCACAGTCCGCCACAGCAATTTTCCATCAGGTACGAGATGCACACCTTCGTGCTTTCAGGACTGCAAACTCTCATGCGAGCCACGATGCCAACCATGCCGCCAACTTTCGTACTTCGTCAGACGCTTCGTACGGTGCCAAGTGTATGTAAACTTCCTCGTCAATCATCGTGTCGCTCGCAATTACGCAGGTTCATGCCAACTCAAGTGCCCACACAATTTTGTGCGGGTTTGAGAGTGGACGCCTCACCCCTTGCTTCGACAAGGCGACCGTATCCGCCGAAAATCCGACTAATCGCCACGGAATGTCCGCTTATCAGCCGCCGGAATTTCCGCGCCACATCCGGCGGTATGTCCGGCGAAATATTCGCCCAATTGCCGGTTAAAAATCCCGGCATTGTCTCGGCAGACACCGGGCCAATTACCGGCAGCGTTCGAGCTATGTCCGGGCAGAATCCGGCTATCACCGGAAGGCTATCCGGTAATGTCCTAGATGCGGCCGGGAGAATGCCAAGCTGTGTCCGGGCAACTGCCGGGCAATGTCCCGGCGTTGACCGCGCTTCAGACCGCACAAAGGCCACGAATTTTCCGTGTCCACGATTCGTCCCTGTTCGCATTCGCGTCTTGGCTTCGGTCAGCCCGCGACCACGCCCGCAGTCAGTCCATGTCCAGTCCGCGACCTGACCGCGACCGCGATTTTGTCCGTGGCCACGTCCAGTCCACGTTCGCGACTTGACCGTGACCGCGAACCGACCACCGTCAGCCCATGTTCTTGAAATGTCCGCGTCCGCGAATCCGCCACGGACCATGATTATCCACGAAATTTCGTTGTCCGCATTGAGTCCGCCGGAGGTCAAAATTGTGCCTGGCAACCAGAATCGGCTTTGGTAGTATGTTGCCAACCTATATCATAATGGAATCCATGCGTCCGAAAACAGCCAGCCGATTGACCAGTCTCGATCTGTTTTGCGGCTGTGGTGGGTTCAGCCTTGGGATGCAGCGCGCCGGTTTCCAATGTCTGGCGGCGATAGACTTCAACCCGGAAGCCGTTACCGTTTTCAAACATAATTTCCCGTCAGTGCCGCAGGTCTTGGAAAAAGACCTGACCAAATTTCCCCCTGCACATCTGGCAAAACTTCTCAGTGTAAATCACGTTGATGCGATTGTGGGAGGTCCGCCCTGCCAGGGCTTCAGCACAGTGCGACAGGTGGACGGCGCAAACAACGGCGTCCGGCTCGTCGAAGACCCGCGCCGTTATCTTTATCAGGAGTTCCTGAAATATGTTGAGTTTTTCCAGCCCAATGTATTCGTGATGGAAAATGTTTTGGGCATCCGTTCGGCATCCGGCGGCGAATATTTTATCCGGGTGCAAAAAGAGGCGCGGGCGATCGGATATCGCGTTCATGCCCAGGTTGAAGATTGTGTTGAACTCGGATTGCCTCAAAAGCGCCGCCGTCAACTTTTCATCGGGACACGCCTCAATCTGCCGGATTATTTTCATTCGGCCATCAAACCTGCGCCGCGTGCCTGCGACCATCCGCCGTTGTGGGAAGCCATTGGTGATCTGCCGCCGCTCAAGGCCGGCGAAGGCGAGGAAACGACCGAATACGACATGGAGCGTCGCAAAGCTCATGTGGAGCGATATGGCAGGCGGTTTCTTTATGAAGTGCTGGAAGTGCAGCGCACGACGAAACTAACCGCCCACCGCGCCCGCCCGCACAGCGAGCGCGATCTGCGCGACTTTGCCTTGCTCAAGGAAGGCGAAAACTCCAAGGAGGCGATGGAACGCGGCATCGAGTTTGAGTTTCCATACGACAAGGAAACATTCAAGGATCGTTACACAAGGCAACATCGCAACGAATCTTGTTCAACCATCGTGGCACACTTGAGCAAAGATGGCCTGATGTTCATTCATCCGACGCAGAACCGCTCGTTGACGCCGCGTGAAGCCGCGCGAATTCAGAGTTTCCCGGATTGGTTCGAGTTTCCCATCGCGCGCACGCATCAGTTCCGCGTCATCGGCAATGCCGTGCCACCGCTGGTCAGCGAAGCCATTGGTATCGCAGTAAAAACCTACTTGGAGAATGCCATGAAAAAGACAAATCAAATCAAATTCCTCATCGAACCGTTGCCGAAGGACGACAAGCAAGCGCTGGAGTGGTTGCTGCGTCTCGTTCAAGCGACAGACAATAAAACTTTACGCAAAGTTACAACGGACGAGTTCAAGCGCGGGTGGTATTCCGTCGGTTTTCTCTATCCGGGACTTCATCCGGATGGAGCGCTGGAGCACGGCGCGGAAACATCGAGCGAAATTGTTAATCATGCTGAGACTCGCAAGATCGAGCCTCGCCTGATTGCGCCTTATTATGTGGAAAGCGGCTGGCCCGTTGTTCTAGCGCCAGTTGTCAAAGAAGCTTGGCGACGATTCGAGGCCGAAGAACTCAAGGACGACGAGTTTTATTGCAGCGAGGCAGTCGCCGCCGGAATGGTTTATCGGTGTCCCGATTTGGCAGACGGGGTTCGCGAAGAACGAGACCGCCTCAGTCGGGAACATGGAAAGGCGACAGCGGCCTGAACCAGCCAATCCAAATGGGACACGGAGATGGAGGAAATAATCAAACAACTTTGCGAAAGATTTCCTCTTCTCTCTCGGCTAACCGTCACCCAAGCTGGAAATAATTCCATCCCGGAGTCGCTGCCGCCGTTCCTCGGCTTCCTGCTGGCGGTCATGGATACTCCCCCTAGCCAGCCTTTGTGTTTCGTCCTTCCACGGCGCGGCGATGTGGCGCGACTTGGCATTGTGCTTTTTGCCTTGCATCGTTTCATCAGGAAACAGAAGCAACTCACCCATGCTTATGGAGCGACAAATTTCAGCAAAGGCGACAATGTTCGCGTCCACCCAGGCAAGCAGGTCTTTCGCTACGACGGTTTTGACGAAATTTCTCCTGAGTTTATCTGGCTCAAGACGGTGGATGGGACTGGCCGATGGCAATTTCGAGCCACTGAAATTATCCCTCGCCTCGAAAGGACAACTCGGAAGACACCGATTGGCCGTCTCAATTCGCCAATTCCGTCCCCGCCGCCAGCACCACTGGACGTCTTGTTGGAAACCTCGACTTTTGGGAATCTCAGTCTCCTCCAAAATGAAGTGGTGCTCTTGGATTCTCAAAGCGGTTTCGCCGATTTCGCCGATACCGTTGCATTTCAACGGGCGTCGTTAATGCCCGACATGCCTTCGCTCAAGGCTTTGTTGCCATTCGGTGAACTATCGCCACCGTTTTCATCTAAGCAAGCATGGCTGAAGAAATGGGACGACCGAAATCCCGCCGGAGAGCCGCTGGTTGCGATAACACATTCCGCAGAATTGTTGGCGAACTACTGCATTGACGCTCCTGCCAAATCGAAACTCGTGGTGATTAACGGGCTTTCCCGGCTAAAGCATCGTCAGTCTTACGATGACGCCGCCGAGAGCCAGAGGCTGGTCTTATTTGCCAGCCAGGATGAGGAAGAGATGATAAATACCTTGGGGCAAGCGCCAATCCCCTGCAAATTCTGGTGGCTGTCCGCTGCCGAAATAAACGCCGGCGGTGGGTTGGCTGGTGCAAATGGTTCACCCGGTCTGGTCAACAAGGTTGTGCGTTGGGCGAACAACCACGAACGATTGGATATAGAATCTGTGCCGTGTGAGAATCAGGAGTTGGAGACGGTCTGCATCCGGTTGGAGGAATTACGCGGGCAATTGAGCGATGACGAGAATGATCCTTTGACGAAACTGACTTCCCTGGCGTGGCGCATGCTGAACGACGCATCCGCCATCGTTCGGCCTCTCACCGTTCTCGAACAAAAGAGATTTGCAACTCAGGTTGGGAGTCTGCGCGCCGAACTTAAAAACAATGTCTGGCTGAAGCCCGAGAGTGCGAAAGTTCTCAACGACATTGCCAGTGCGATTGAAGCGAGCCTTTTGGCCGATGCAAAACTTGGACTCAGTAAAGGTGCAGCACTTTATCGGGTTGTGAGAGAATCGCAGACAGCACGATTGAAGTGTGCCCTGCTCGCCCGCAACGAGAACCAGATTGAAGAACTCAAACTGTGGATGCGTCAGCGCAGCATCTCCCTGGAGACATATTCGCCCCGCACATTGCCGGAAGACAGCGTCTTTGACCGCCTAATCTGTATATCGTGGCCTGGTTGGTATTCTCTAAAACAGATCGCTGATATACTCGTTGCCCCACGCATCACCGTCCTCGCATATCCATTTGAAGGCCGTTGGTTGAGTCAGTGTAAACGCCGTCTGCGATTGTGCCCGGACGTCCCCACAGTTACCGCAGCGGAAAAAACGGTTCTGGTTGCCACTGACAAGAGCACTCCCGCAATCTGGCTGGAAGACAATGCGACGAAAGCGTCACCGCCCTCAATGGTTTCGACAGACACGGGAATCTGGCATTTTGAGCAACGACTTCGCGCGGCTCGGAAGGGGATTGCGGCCTCTCCTGCGGTTGTAACTGATACTGTTCCGGCTCGCTATGTAAGTTTTATTGGAGACTGTTACGCCTTCCTGACCGAATCCCATAAGTTGCCTGTTGCCACGGCCTTGGTTTCCGGTAGTGCCCGCGCCAATCAAAAACTCCCCGAGCGCACCGTTCTCGACATCAAGCCCGGCGACTTCATCGTCTTTCCAGAATCAGGCAACCGTGAGTTCGTTCTGGAGGTCGCCGACAAGAGAATCGGCCCACCCGCATCAAAACTCAGAAAACTTGCCCGCAAATGGAAGGCCGCGCTCCAAAATAGCGGCCTGTCACCCGAACAGTTTTATCAGCAAGCCAAGAGCTTCAACCGCCCTCGTCATATCGCAACAATCCGCTATTGGTTTGCTGATAATTCTCAAATAGGCCCGCGTGAAAAGGACGACTTGGTGTTGATTGCTCTCGTTACCGGCGATAAAGAGCTTGAATCAGAAACCGACGATGTCCGGCTGGCAATCGAAAGCTTGTGGAGCGCTCATCAAAGTGCCGGAGTTAAATTGCGCGATGCGTTGCTACAAAAACTGCCGCAGGTGATGGGGCAAGTGGAAGAAAACGGAACGCAAGTGGATCTCGACGAGCTTGGCTCTGCCTGGATTGTCCAAGTTGATGCCATTGCATCTAATGACGAACTGCGAGGCCGCAGTGAAATAAATCGGCTGCTCCGGGAGCGGCCAACATTCAACTCAGTTCTGCTCGTTTAACATGGCAAAAATGCTGCCTGCACAATTCGACACTTCGACTGCCAGCGCAGCCGAGCGCAAATTGTTCGACTTGTTAAAAAACGATCCTGACACAAAAGACTGGATTGTATTGCACTCGCTCGGACTGTCCCGACGGGGGAAGAAGCCATACGGAGAAATTGATTTTGTCGTGTTGATTCCTGCCGAGGGGGTTTTTTGCTTAGAAGTCAAAGGTGGACGGATTGCATGTCAGAACGGTGAGTGGGCGACAACCAATCGTTTCGGCCAGACGGAAAAACTCAATCGCAGCCCGTTTCTTCAAGCGCGCGAAGGAATGTTCGCACTTCGTGACGCTGTCCTGAATCGCGCTCCAGCCGGTTTCCCGACAGGACTTGTCTTTGGTTATGCAGTGGTGATGCCTGACGTATCTTTTTCCGCTCAATCGCCCGAATGGGAATTATGGCAGGTGATTGACCATGACGTTTTGAAGAAATCCATTTCCGGTGCGCTTCGCCGTGTCGCTGGCGAACAACGCAAGCTCCACCCGAAAGCACCAGCCACAGAACCAAATGCTGCCTCACTTCGCGTCCTGCAACAACTATTGAGGCCGGATTTTGAAGTCGTTGTAACGCGCGGCACGCAGATCGAGGAAACCGAACTGCAATTGCTTCATCTCACCGAGGAGCAGTTTGTCATACTGGATACGCTTGCAGATAATGAACGCTGTCTCGTTGAAGGAGCGGCGGGCACAGGCAAAACAATGCTGGCATTGGAATACGCACGCCGTTCCGCCATCGCCGGGCGCCGCACGCTCCTGATTTGTTTTAATCGCCTGCTCGGTGACTGGCTTGATCGCCAGGTCGCTGAATCCGGGCACGCGAAAAATCTCACCGCCGGACGTTATTTCAAACTGTTGCGAGATGTCATCGTTCATTCGTCCCTCGCATCCGAATTTCAAGATCAAGAAAAAAGCGGACAAACGGCGCAGCTTTATGAAAATACTTACACTGATTACGGCAGGCTGGCCGTAGAGGAACGTAACGAGCCGTTTGACGTGATTGTAATGGACGAGGCGCAGGATTTACTGCGCCCCGGCGTGCTCGAAGTTTTGGATTCGTGGATCAAAGGCGGGTTGGTCGCCGGATGTTGGGTAATTTTTGGTGATTTTCAGCGCCAGGCAATTTTCAGTTCAACAACTGGTGACGAACTCAAGGGGTTGGTCAAAAAATCTGCACCCGAATCCGCCAGGGGGCGGCTTATCCTGAATTGCCGTAATACGAAAAACATCGGCGAGGAAACGGCGTTGCTGTCCGGGTTCACATCGCCACCCTATCGCATGGGACAAATCGCAGGTTTGCCGGTTGATTATCGCTATTACCAAACGGCAGAAAGTCAGAAAGCGGCTTTGGCCGAAGTTCTGAAACGGTTGCTCGCTGATGGAATCAAAGCATCGGACATTGTGGTGATCTCGCCATTGAAACTTTCAAACTCTGGCGTGGCGGGTGTTAACGGCGGCGATTATTTTCGTGTCATCGAAATCGGCGAATTACCTGCCAAATCAAGAATTCCGGTGATACGCTTTGCCACAGCGCAGGCTTTCAAAGGAATGGAAAGCACTGTCGTCGTATTGTGTGACGTTGAGAAGATTGGTGATGCAGAGCCGCAATCGCTACTTTATGTGGCGATGTCCCGCGCCCGGTCGCAACTCACGGTGCTTGTGCATGAACAGGCCAAACCGTCCATCAGTGAATGCGTGCGCCGCAAATTACAGGAAGGCTGGAATAAAAATCCATGAGCAACACCGCCCAGGTGCGTTCCGATATTGTCAGCTTTCTCCGACGCGAGCTGATCGGGCCAGACCCGCGCCCCGAACATGCACACCTAAACGTCGGCGAGGAAATTTTGCGACCTCAAGACCCTCCTCGACTCCGATATAGTGCAGGCGTCCTGTTCCCCGGCACTGCTCGGGTTGAATTGCAGGATAACGCCAGCCCTGACGAGGTCGAATCAGCCACGAGCGGTCCGCCTGAAGGGCCGGAAGATGAGGAATCCAAAGACGCGTCATCAAGCGGGGTTTCGGCTGATGCCGATAGCACGACTGAACACGAAGTCAATCGGGCCAATGAGTTTCTGCCGAGTGCGATGGGGTTGACGGCTTTGGTGCGCCTGCCGAGGCGGTTAAAAGTGACCGCGCGTGCCGGAAGTTATGAGCGAAAGGCGCAACCGGAACTTGGAAAACAGGACAAGGAAGGAAAGTGGCAGCCTCATCACTGGCGGAAACCGGTCGTCCCCGAAGCTGTGGAGATTGACTGTTCCACCTTGAATCCCACCAAGCCACTGACGAAAGAATTTCCATTGGCGATTGATAATCCTGATTTGAAGCTTTCACTCCACATTTACAGCCGACCTTACGCACATGCCGAGGATGCCGCGAGGGATCGCATCGTCACCTTTACCCTCATTAACCGGACACAAATGTCCGGCAACAGTCCCAAAGACAGCGAATGTTTTTTTCAGTGCGAATTTACCGTCGAGGATGCGGATGGCGGCTCATGCTTTCTCGAATATCCTGAACGGGAAGGTCTGGAAGACGACAAAGAAGACCAGTCGCTTCGACT
This genomic window from Verrucomicrobiia bacterium contains:
- a CDS encoding DNA cytosine methyltransferase produces the protein MCLATRIGFGSMLPTYIIMESMRPKTASRLTSLDLFCGCGGFSLGMQRAGFQCLAAIDFNPEAVTVFKHNFPSVPQVLEKDLTKFPPAHLAKLLSVNHVDAIVGGPPCQGFSTVRQVDGANNGVRLVEDPRRYLYQEFLKYVEFFQPNVFVMENVLGIRSASGGEYFIRVQKEARAIGYRVHAQVEDCVELGLPQKRRRQLFIGTRLNLPDYFHSAIKPAPRACDHPPLWEAIGDLPPLKAGEGEETTEYDMERRKAHVERYGRRFLYEVLEVQRTTKLTAHRARPHSERDLRDFALLKEGENSKEAMERGIEFEFPYDKETFKDRYTRQHRNESCSTIVAHLSKDGLMFIHPTQNRSLTPREAARIQSFPDWFEFPIARTHQFRVIGNAVPPLVSEAIGIAVKTYLENAMKKTNQIKFLIEPLPKDDKQALEWLLRLVQATDNKTLRKVTTDEFKRGWYSVGFLYPGLHPDGALEHGAETSSEIVNHAETRKIEPRLIAPYYVESGWPVVLAPVVKEAWRRFEAEELKDDEFYCSEAVAAGMVYRCPDLADGVREERDRLSREHGKATAA
- a CDS encoding DrmE family protein, which translates into the protein MEEIIKQLCERFPLLSRLTVTQAGNNSIPESLPPFLGFLLAVMDTPPSQPLCFVLPRRGDVARLGIVLFALHRFIRKQKQLTHAYGATNFSKGDNVRVHPGKQVFRYDGFDEISPEFIWLKTVDGTGRWQFRATEIIPRLERTTRKTPIGRLNSPIPSPPPAPLDVLLETSTFGNLSLLQNEVVLLDSQSGFADFADTVAFQRASLMPDMPSLKALLPFGELSPPFSSKQAWLKKWDDRNPAGEPLVAITHSAELLANYCIDAPAKSKLVVINGLSRLKHRQSYDDAAESQRLVLFASQDEEEMINTLGQAPIPCKFWWLSAAEINAGGGLAGANGSPGLVNKVVRWANNHERLDIESVPCENQELETVCIRLEELRGQLSDDENDPLTKLTSLAWRMLNDASAIVRPLTVLEQKRFATQVGSLRAELKNNVWLKPESAKVLNDIASAIEASLLADAKLGLSKGAALYRVVRESQTARLKCALLARNENQIEELKLWMRQRSISLETYSPRTLPEDSVFDRLICISWPGWYSLKQIADILVAPRITVLAYPFEGRWLSQCKRRLRLCPDVPTVTAAEKTVLVATDKSTPAIWLEDNATKASPPSMVSTDTGIWHFEQRLRAARKGIAASPAVVTDTVPARYVSFIGDCYAFLTESHKLPVATALVSGSARANQKLPERTVLDIKPGDFIVFPESGNREFVLEVADKRIGPPASKLRKLARKWKAALQNSGLSPEQFYQQAKSFNRPRHIATIRYWFADNSQIGPREKDDLVLIALVTGDKELESETDDVRLAIESLWSAHQSAGVKLRDALLQKLPQVMGQVEENGTQVDLDELGSAWIVQVDAIASNDELRGRSEINRLLRERPTFNSVLLV
- a CDS encoding NERD domain-containing protein is translated as MAKMLPAQFDTSTASAAERKLFDLLKNDPDTKDWIVLHSLGLSRRGKKPYGEIDFVVLIPAEGVFCLEVKGGRIACQNGEWATTNRFGQTEKLNRSPFLQAREGMFALRDAVLNRAPAGFPTGLVFGYAVVMPDVSFSAQSPEWELWQVIDHDVLKKSISGALRRVAGEQRKLHPKAPATEPNAASLRVLQQLLRPDFEVVVTRGTQIEETELQLLHLTEEQFVILDTLADNERCLVEGAAGTGKTMLALEYARRSAIAGRRTLLICFNRLLGDWLDRQVAESGHAKNLTAGRYFKLLRDVIVHSSLASEFQDQEKSGQTAQLYENTYTDYGRLAVEERNEPFDVIVMDEAQDLLRPGVLEVLDSWIKGGLVAGCWVIFGDFQRQAIFSSTTGDELKGLVKKSAPESARGRLILNCRNTKNIGEETALLSGFTSPPYRMGQIAGLPVDYRYYQTAESQKAALAEVLKRLLADGIKASDIVVISPLKLSNSGVAGVNGGDYFRVIEIGELPAKSRIPVIRFATAQAFKGMESTVVVLCDVEKIGDAEPQSLLYVAMSRARSQLTVLVHEQAKPSISECVRRKLQEGWNKNP